A window of the Danio aesculapii chromosome 10, fDanAes4.1, whole genome shotgun sequence genome harbors these coding sequences:
- the LOC130236669 gene encoding protocadherin gamma-A11-like — protein RIHGLVVAVFKPHIETMPDAMIEHSVLFLTLLVYIARGQVSYSIPEEMAKGSIVGNIAQDLGLDLQRLKSGKARIFSRDSTEYIELNRNTGLLLIKEKMDRESLCAKTTPCALHLQMILDNPMELYTITVEITDINDNAPSFQKKDFKFEISESAMVGASFMLGKAFDPDVGTNSLQSYSLKPTDKFRLELHSQADGSKNVEMILQKALDRETQSSFTLLLEAFDGGDPVLSGTVQIHVTVLDINDNAPVFMQKEYKATATEEAPKGSILTVVSATDTDEGSNSEVTYYMSDTMDSNMADLFLVNEQTGELILNGHFDYEKVSHYEFTIHAKDQGGLSNACKVIIDVLDVNDNSPSINILSSSHSVSEGAKSGTVVAMLNVDDLDSGANGHVQCVMSEEIPFVIKSQSSNFFSLQTEQELDRERETEYNINVICSDEGVPALSSSVTLRVQISDVNDNAPVFEKSNYEAFVVENNTPGLSIFTVKASDADWNQNARVSYILEDSTVNGVSVSSYVSVHPDSGLITAVRSFDYETLKDFHFRVKAQDGGSPPLSCNVTVKITVQDQNDNAPQVLYPVQTGASVVAEIVPRAADVGYLVTKVVAVDVDSGQNAWLSYKLQKAPDRALFEVGLQNGEIRTVRQVTDKDAVKQKLTVVVEDNGQPSRSAVVSINVAVADSFPEVLSEFTDSTHEKQYNDSLTFYLVLALAAVSFLFITCVVVIISVKIYRWRQSRFLYQSNLPVIPYYPPHYADTGVTGTLPHGYNYEVCMTTDSRKSDCKFSTLGGQSVLVVDPSFAETMKHTIKKNSSIDDLRSTESVRK, from the coding sequence AGAATACACGGATTGGTTGTTGCCGTTTTTAAACCCCATATAGAGACAATGCCTGATGCAATGATCGAGCACTCGGtgctgtttttgactcttctagtTTACATAGCGCGAGGACAGGTCAGTTACTCTATTCCAGAAGAAATGGCAAAAGGATCGATAGTGGGAAACATCGCGCAGGATTTGGGCTTGGATTTACAACGACTGAAGTCTGGAAAAGCACGAATTTTTTCAAGAGACAGCACGGAATACATCGAACTGAATAGAAACACGGGATTGCTGCTCATTAAAGAGAAAATGGATCGCGAGTCTCTTTGTGCAAAAACAACACCGTGTGCTTTACATCTTCAAATGATTTTGGATAACCCGATGGAATTATACACGATAACAGTCGAAATCACTGATATTAATGATAACGCTCCCAGTTTCCAGAAAAAAGACTTTAAATTTGAGATCAGCGAATCGGCGATGGTAGGAGCTAGTTTTATGCTCGGAAAAGCTTTTGATCCGGATGTAGGAACAAATTCGCTTCAAAGCTACTCGCTCAAACCGACCGATAAATTTCGGCTTGAATTGCACAGTCAAGCAGACGGTAGTAAAAACGTCGAGATGATTTTACAAAAAGCACTTGACAGAGAAACACAAAGCTCGTTTACTCTGCTGTTAGAAGCGTTTGATGGAGGTGACCCAGTGCTTTCGGGTACTGTACAGATACATGTTACTGTATTAGATATTAATGATAACGCGCCTGTATTTATGCAGAAGGAATATAAAGCAACAGCAACAGAAGAGGCACCAAAAGGTAGCATATTAACAGTCGTGAGCGCAACTGATACAGATGAAGGGTCCAACAGTGAAGTGACCTACTACATGTCGGACACAATGGACAGTAATATGGCCGATTTGTTTCTTGTTAACGAACAAACTGGCGAACTAATATTAAATGGTCACTTTGACTATGAAAAAGTGAGCCACTATGAATTTACGATTCATGCAAAAGATCAAGGAGGACTCTCTAACGCATGCAAAGTAATTATTGATGTGCTGGACGTTAATGATAATTCTCCAAGTATCAATATTCTGTCTAGTTCCCATTCAGTATCCGAAGGAGCCAAATCTGGTACTGTAGTAGCAATGCTAAATGTTGATGATCTTGATTCGGGTGCCAATGGTCATGTTCAGTGTGTGATGAGTGAGGAGATCCCTTTTGTCATAAAGTCTCAATCTAGCAATTTCTTCAGCTTGCAAACAGAGCAGGAGCTGGACAGAGAACGAGAAACTGAGTATAATATCAATGTAATATGTAGTGATGAGGGAGTACCTGCGCTCTCCAGCAGTGTCACTCTCCGTGTGCAGATATCAGATGTGAATGATAATGCTCCTGTCTTTGAGAAAAGTAACTATGAGGCCTTTGTAGTGGAGAATAACACACCTGGTCTCTCTATATTTACAGTCAAAGCCAGTGATGCTGACTGGAATCAGAATGCTCGTGTTTCTTATATTCTAGAAGACAGCACTGTTAATGGAGTCTCGGTCTCATCATATGTGTCAGTGCACCCGGACAGCGGACTGATTACAGCTGTGCGCTCTTTTGACTATGAGACACTGAAAGATTTCCACTTCCGCGTAAAAGCGCAGGACGGAGGCTCTCCTCCGCTCagttgtaacgtgacagtgaaaATTACTGTTCAAGACCAGAATGACAACGCTCCTCAGGTTCTGTATCCAGTACAGACTGGCGCTTCAGTGGTGGCTGAGATTGtgcctcgtgctgcagatgtggGATATCTGGTCACTAAAGTGGTGGCTGTTGATGTGGACTCTGGTCAGAATGCCTGGCTCTCCTATAAACTCCAGAAAGCTCCAGACAGAGCGCTGTTTGAAGTGGGTTTACAGAATGGAGAAATAAGAACTGTGCGACAAGTGACTGATAAAGATGCTGTCAAACAAAAACTCACTGTTGTTGTGGAGGATAACGGACAGCCCTCGCGCTCAGCTGTGGTCTCCATTAACGTGGCTGTGGCTGACAGCTTTCCTGAAGTGCTGTCAGAGTTCACAGACTCTACGCATGAGAAACAATATAACGACAGcttaactttttatttagttcTGGCTCTGGCCGCTGTTTCTTTCCTATTCATCACTTGTGTGGTTGTGATAATATCAGTTAAAATCTACAGATGGAGACAATCTCGCTTCCTCTATCAGTCCAATCTGCCTGTTATTCCGTACTATCCACCGCATTACGCAGACACAGGAGTCACTGGAACTCTGCCGCACGGCTATAATTATGAAGTGTGCATGACGACTGACTCGAGGAAGAGTGACTGTAAGTTTTCTACACTCGGGGGTCAGAGTGTTTTAGTGGTGGACCCCAGTTTCGCAGAAACTATGAAGcacacaataaagaaaaatagctCCATTGACGATCTGCGGTCTACAGAATCGGTAAGAAAATAA
- the LOC130236670 gene encoding protocadherin gamma-A11-like, translating to MPGLVMWYSVLFSFILLHWARGQVSYSIPEEMEKGSTVGNIAQDLGLDLQRLRLGKARIYTGDSTEYIGLSKDTGLLLIKEKMDRESLCAKTTPCALHLQLILENPMELYTITIEITDINDNQPAFQKKRINFEISESAVTGARFILEGAVDADVGVNDLQSYSLKPTDNFALELHSQAGGDKKVEMVLQKPLDREKKGVVTLLLTAIDGGDPQLSGTVQIDVTVLDVNDNAPVFAQTEYKAIVTENAKKGVKMVTVRATDADEGSNGHVTYYIASKDDIVRNMFTVDQNSGEVTLNGLVDFEKASHYQIDIQAKDQGGLSDSCKLIIDVLDINDNKPVINILSMSNSVSEDSTPGTVIAMMKVDDADSGVNGQIQCIVDDNIPFALTSQSSNFISLRIEQQLDRERNAEYNISVTCSDQGVPTLSSSTSLSLQISDVNDNAPVFEKSNYEAFVVENNTPGLSIFTVKASDADWNQNARVSYILEDSTVNGVSVSSYVSVHPDSGLITAVRSFDYETLKDFHFRVKAQDGGSPPLSSNVTVKITVQDQNDNAPQVLYPVQTGASVVAEIVPRAADVGYLVTKVVAVDVDSGQNAWLSYKLQKAPDRALFEVGLQNGEIRTVRQVTDKDAVKQKLTVVVEDNGLPSRSAVVSINVAVADSFPEVLSEFTDSTHEKQYNDSLTFYLVLALAAVSFLFITCVVVIISVKIYRWRQSRFLYQSNLPVIPYYPSHYADTGVTGTLPHGYNYEVCMTTDSRKSDCKFSTLGGQSVLVVDPSFTETMQHTIKKSNTSESEYSTSC from the exons ATGCCCGGTCTCGTGATGTGGTACTCGGTATTGTTTTCCTTCATCCTTCTTCATTGGGCAAGAGGACAGGTCAGTTACTCCATTCCAGAAGAAATGGAAAAAGGCTCCACTGTGGGAAATATCGCGCAAGATTTGGGCTTGGATTTACAGAGATTGAGGTTAGGAAAAGCGCGCATATATACAGGGGACAGTACTGAATACATTGGCCTCAGTAAAGACACGGGATTGCTGCTCATCAAAGAGAAAATGGATCGCGAGTCTCTTTGTGCAAAAACGACTCCGTGTGCTTTACATCTTCAGCTGATTCTGGAAAACCCCATGGAATTATACACGATTACGATTGAAATCACAGATATAAACGATAATCAACCCGCATTTCAGAAAAAGCGAATTAATTTTGAGATCAGCGAATCGGCTGTAACAGGAGCGAGGTTCATACTAGAAGGAGCTGTGGACGCGGATGTAGGAGTAAACGATCTCCAAAGCTATTCTCTAAAGCCAACTGACAATTTTGCCCTTGAACTGCACAGTCAAGCAGGCGGTGATAAAAAAGTCGAAATGGTTTTGCAAAAACCACTTGATAGAGAAAAGAAAGGAGTGGTTACGCTATTGCTCACCGCCATTGATGGCGGGGATCCGCAGTTGTCTGGCACTGTTCAAATAGATGTTACTGTACTGGATGTTAATGATAATGCTCCTGTATTTGCTCAAACGGAATATAAAGCAATAGTGACGGAAAATGCTAAAAAGGGGGTTAAAATGGTCACAGTTAGAGCTACTGATGCCGATGAGGGATCTAATGGTCACGTGACGTACTACATTGCAAGCAAAGATGATATTGTGCGAAATATGTTTACGGTTGATCAAAATAGCGGTGAAGTAACTTTAAATGGCCTCGTTGACTTTGAAAAGGCGAGTCACTATCAGATTGATATCCAGGCTAAAGATCAAGGAGGGCTTTCTGACTCCTGTAAACTGATTATTGATGTGTTGGACATTAATGATAACAAACCAGTGATAAATATACTCTCCATGTCGAACTCTGTCTCCGAGGACTCCACACCCGGTACAGTTATTGCTATGATGAAAGTAGATGATGCAGATTCAGGTGTAAATGGCCAAATTCAGTGCATAGTAGATGACAATATTCCATTTGCTCTTACATCTCAATCCAGTAATTTCATCAGTCTGCGTATAGAGCAGCAACTGGACAGAGAGAGAAATGCTGAATATAATATCAGTGTCACATGCTCTGATCAGGGGGTACCCACGCTCTCCAGCAGCACCTCTCTGTCTTTGCAGATATCAGATGTGAATGATAATGCTCCTGTCTTTGAGAAGAGTAACTATGAGGCCTTTGTGGTGGAGAATAACACACCTGGTCTCTCTATATTTACAGTCAAAGCCAGTGATGCTGACTGGAATCAGAATGCTCGTGTTTCTTATATTCTAGAAGACAGCACTGTTAATGGAGTCTCGGTCTCATCATATGTGTCAGTGCACCCTGACAGCGGACTGATTACAGCTGTGCGCTCTTTTGACTATGAGACTCTGAAAGATTTCCACTTCCGCGTAAAAGCGCAGGACGGAGGCTCTCCTCCGCTCAGTAGTAACGTGACAGTGAAAATTACTGTTCAAGACCAGAATGACAACGCTCCTCAGGTTCTGTATCCAGTACAGACTGGTGCTTCTGTGGTGGCTGAGATTGtgcctcgtgctgcagatgtggGATATCTGGTCACTAAAGTGGTGGCTGTTGATGTGGACTCTGGTCAGAATGCCTGGCTCTCCTATAAACTCCAGAAAGCTCCAGACAGAGCGCTGTTTGAAGTGGGTTTACAGAATGGAGAAATAAGAACTGTGCGACAAGTCACTGATAAAGATGCTGTCAAACAAAAACTCACTGTTGTTGTGGAGGATAACGGACTGCCCTCTCGCTCAGCTGTGGTCTCCATTAACGTGGCTGTGGCTGACAGCTTTCCTGAAGTGCTGTCAGAGTTCACAGACTCTACGCATGAGAAACAATATAACGACAGcttaactttttatttagttcTGGCTCTGGCCGCTGTTTCTTTCCTATTCATCACTTGTGTGGTTGTGATAATATCAGTTAAAATCTACAGATGGAGACAATCTCGCTTCCTCTATCAGTCCAATCTGCCTGTTATTCCGTACTATCCATCGCATTACGCAGACACAGGAGTCACTGGAACTCTGCCGCATGGCTATAATTATGAAGTGTGCATGACGACTGACTCAAGGAAGAGTGACTGTAAGTTTTCTACACTCGGGGGTCAGAGTGTTTTAGTGGTGGACCCCAGTTTTACTGAGACGATGCAGCACACGATCAAGAAAAGTAATACTTCAGAAAGTGAATATTCAACATCG TGTTAA
- the LOC130235780 gene encoding protocadherin beta-16-like isoform X31: MRHILHNLTEDLTFSFKVLCLDVFSTTLFLCFTDAVGKMPGLVMWYSVLFSFILLHWARGQVSYSIPEEMAKGSTVGNIAQDLGLDLQRLRLGKARIYTGDSTEYIGLSKDTGLLLIKEKMDRESLCAKTTPCALHLQLILENPMELYTITIEITDINDNQPAFQKTRIHFEISESAVTGARFMLEGAVDADVGVNDLQSYSLKPTDNFALELHSQAGGDKNVEMVLQKPLDREKKGVVTLLLTAIDGGDPQLSGTVQIHVTVLDANDNAPVFTQKVYKATITENAAKGSKLGTVSATDADEGSNGHVTYFMASKEDIVRNMFMIDQHSGEVSLNGLVDFEKASHYQIDIQAKDQGGLSDSCKLIIDVLDINDNKPVINILSMSNSVSEDSTPGTVIAMMKVDDADSGVNGQIQCIVDDNIPVALTSQSSNFISLRIEQQLDRERNAEYNISVTCSDQGVPTLSSSTSLSLQISDVNDNAPVFEKSNYEAFVVENNTPGLSIFTVKASDADWNQNARVSYILEDSTVNGVSVSSYVSVHPDSGLITAVRSFDYETLKDFHFRVKAQDGGSPPLSSNVTVKITVQDQNDNAPQVLYPVQTGASVVAEIVPRAADVGYLVTKVVAVDVDSGQNAWLSYKLQKAPDRALFEVGLQNGEIRTVRQVTDKDAVKQKLTVVVEDNGQPSRSAVVSINVAVADSFPEILSEFTDFTHEKQYNDSLTFYLVLALAAVSFLFITCVVVIISVKIYRWRQSRFLYQSNLPVIPYYPPHYADTGVTGTLPHGYNYEVCMTTDSRKSDCKFSTLGGQSVLVVDPSFTETMQHTIKKSNTSESEYSTSQKPPNTDWRFPPNQRPGPSGAGARPEEAGASAGVIAGTGPWPNPPTEAEQLQALMAAANEERNTHRFETSGR; encoded by the coding sequence ATGCGACATATTTTACATAATCTAACCGAGGACTTAACATTTTCCTTTAAAGTACTCTGCTTGGACGTCTTTAGCACtacattgtttttatgttttactgACGCTGTCGGGAAAATGCCCGGTCTCGTGATGTGGTACTCGGTATTGTTTTCCTTCATCCTTCTTCACTGGGCAAGAGGACAGGTCAGTTACTCCATTCCAGAAGAAATGGCAAAAGGCTCCACTGTGGGAAATATCGCGCAAGATTTGGGCTTGGATTTACAGAGATTGAGGTTAGGAAAAGCGCGCATATATACAGGGGACAGTACTGAATACATTGGCCTCAGTAAAGACACGGGATTGCTGCTCATCAAAGAGAAAATGGATCGCGAGTCTCTTTGTGCAAAAACGACTCCGTGTGCCTTACATCTTCAGCTGATTCTGGAAAACCCCATGGAATTATACACGATTACGATTGAAATCACAGATATAAATGATAATCAACCCGCATTTCAGAAAACTCGAATACATTTTGAGATCAGCGAATCGGCTGTAACAGGAGCGAGGTTTATGCTGGAAGGAGCTGTGGACGCGGATGTAGGAGTAAACGATCTCCAAAGCTATTCTCTAAAGCCAACTGACAATTTTGCCCTTGAACTGCACAGTCAAGCAGGCGGTGATAAAAATGTCGAGATGGTTTTGCAAAAACCGCTTGATAGAGAAAAGAAAGGAGTTGTTACGCTATTGCTCACCGCCATTGATGGCGGGGATCCGCAGTTGTCTGGAACAGTTCAAATTCATGTTACTGTACTGGATGCTAATGATAATGCTCCGGTATTTACACAAAAGGTATATAAAGCCACAATAACTGAAAATGCAGCAAAAGGCTCCAAGCTGGGCACAGTTAGCGCTACTGACGCAGATGAGGGATCTAATGGTCATGTGACGTACTTTATGGCAAGCAAAGAAGATATTGTGCGAAATATGTTCATGATTGATCAGCATAGTGGTGAAGTCTCCTTAAATGGCCTCGTTGACTTTGAAAAGGCGAGTCACTACCAGATTGATATCCAGGCTAAAGATCAAGGAGGGCTTTCTGACTCCTGTAAACTGATTATTGATGTGTTGGACATTAATGATAACAAACCAGTGATAAATATACTCTCCATGTCGAACTCTGTATCCGAGGACTCCACACCCGGTACAGTTATTGCTATGATGAAAGTAGATGATGCAGATTCAGGTGTAAATGGCCAAATTCAGTGCATAGTAGATGACAATATTCCAGTTGCCCTTACATCTCAATCCAGTAATTTCATCAGTCTGCGTATAGAGCAGCAACTGGACAGAGAGAGAAATGCTGAATATAATATCAGTGTCACATGCTCTGATCAGGGTGTGCCCACGCTCTCCAGCAGCACCTCTCTGTCTTTGCAGATATCAGATGTGAATGATAATGCTCCTGTCTTTGAGAAGAGTAACTATGAGGCCTTTGTGGTGGAGAATAACACACCTGGTCTCTCTATATTTACAGTCAAAGCCAGTGATGCTGACTGGAATCAGAATGCTCGTGTTTCTTATATTCTAGAAGACAGCACTGTTAATGGAGTCTCGGTCTCATCATATGTGTCAGTGCACCCTGACAGCGGACTGATTACAGCTGTGCGCTCTTTTGACTATGAGACTCTGAAAGATTTCCACTTCCGCGTAAAAGCGCAGGACGGAGGCTCTCCTCCGCTCAGTAGTAACGTGACAGTGAAAATTACTGTTCAAGACCAGAATGACAACGCTCCTCAGGTTCTGTATCCAGTACAGACTGGTGCTTCAGTGGTGGCTGAGATTGtgcctcgtgctgcagatgtggGATATCTGGTCACTAAAGTGGTGGCTGTCGATGTGGACTCTGGTCAGAATGCCTGGCTCTCCTATAAACTCCAGAAAGCTCCAGACAGAGCGCTGTTTGAAGTGGGTTTACAGAATGGAGAAATAAGAACTGTGCGACAAGTGACTGATAAAGATGCTGTCAAACAAAAACTCACTGTTGTTGTGGAGGATAACGGACAGCCCTCTCGCTCAGCTGTGGTCTCCATTAACGTGGCTGTGGCTGACAGCTTTCCTGAAATTTTGTCAGAGTTCACAGACTTTACGCATGAGAAACAATATAACGACAGcttaactttttatttagttcTGGCTCTGGCCGCTGTTTCTTTCCTATTCATCACTTGTGTGGTTGTGATAATATCAGTTAAAATCTACAGATGGAGACAATCTCGCTTCCTCTATCAGTCCAATCTGCCTGTTATTCCGTACTATCCACCGCATTACGCAGACACAGGAGTCACTGGAACTCTGCCGCACGGCTATAATTATGAAGTGTGCATGACGACTGACTCGAGGAAGAGTGACTGTAAGTTTTCTACACTCGGGGGTCAGAGTGTTTTAGTGGTGGACCCCAGTTTTACTGAGACGATGCAGCACACGATCAAGAAAAGTAATACTTCAGAAAGTGAATATTCAACATCG
- the LOC130235780 gene encoding protocadherin beta-16-like isoform X30 translates to MRHILHNLTEDLTFSFKVLCLDVFSTTLFLCFTDAVGKMPGLVMWYSVLFSFILLHWARGQVSYSIPEEMAKGSTVGNIAQDLGLDLQRLRLGKARIYTGDSTEYIGLSKDTGLLLIKEKMDRESLCAKTTPCALHLQLILENPMELYTITIEITDINDNQPAFQKTRIHFEISESAVTGARFMLEGAVDADVGVNDLQSYSLKPTDNFALELHSQAGGDKNVEMVLQKPLDREKKGVVTLLLTAIDGGDPQLSGTVQIHVTVLDANDNAPVFTQKVYKATITENAAKGSKLGTVSATDADEGSNGHVTYFMASKEDIVRNMFMIDQHSGEVSLNGLVDFEKASHYQIDIQAKDQGGLSDSCKLIIDVLDINDNKPVINILSMSNSVSEDSTPGTVIAMMKVDDADSGVNGQIQCIVDDNIPVALTSQSSNFISLRIEQQLDRERNAEYNISVTCSDQGVPTLSSSTSLSLQISDVNDNAPVFEKSNYEAFVVENNTPGLSIFTVKASDADWNQNARVSYILEDSTVNGVSVSSYVSVHPDSGLITAVRSFDYETLKDFHFRVKAQDGGSPPLSSNVTVKITVQDQNDNAPQVLYPVQTGASVVAEIVPRAADVGYLVTKVVAVDVDSGQNAWLSYKLQKAPDRALFEVGLQNGEIRTVRQVTDKDAVKQKLTVVVEDNGQPSRSAVVSINVAVADSFPEILSEFTDFTHEKQYNDSLTFYLVLALAAVSFLFITCVVVIISVKIYRWRQSRFLYQSNLPVIPYYPPHYADTGVTGTLPHGYNYEVCMTTDSRKSDCKFSTLGGQSVLVVDPSFTETMQHTIKKSNTSESEYSTSQKPPNTDWRFPPNQRPGPSGQHRFHTLQQRWTPYEKSRAGARPEEAGASAGVIAGTGPWPNPPTEAEQLQALMAAANEERNTHRFETSGRK, encoded by the coding sequence ATGCGACATATTTTACATAATCTAACCGAGGACTTAACATTTTCCTTTAAAGTACTCTGCTTGGACGTCTTTAGCACtacattgtttttatgttttactgACGCTGTCGGGAAAATGCCCGGTCTCGTGATGTGGTACTCGGTATTGTTTTCCTTCATCCTTCTTCACTGGGCAAGAGGACAGGTCAGTTACTCCATTCCAGAAGAAATGGCAAAAGGCTCCACTGTGGGAAATATCGCGCAAGATTTGGGCTTGGATTTACAGAGATTGAGGTTAGGAAAAGCGCGCATATATACAGGGGACAGTACTGAATACATTGGCCTCAGTAAAGACACGGGATTGCTGCTCATCAAAGAGAAAATGGATCGCGAGTCTCTTTGTGCAAAAACGACTCCGTGTGCCTTACATCTTCAGCTGATTCTGGAAAACCCCATGGAATTATACACGATTACGATTGAAATCACAGATATAAATGATAATCAACCCGCATTTCAGAAAACTCGAATACATTTTGAGATCAGCGAATCGGCTGTAACAGGAGCGAGGTTTATGCTGGAAGGAGCTGTGGACGCGGATGTAGGAGTAAACGATCTCCAAAGCTATTCTCTAAAGCCAACTGACAATTTTGCCCTTGAACTGCACAGTCAAGCAGGCGGTGATAAAAATGTCGAGATGGTTTTGCAAAAACCGCTTGATAGAGAAAAGAAAGGAGTTGTTACGCTATTGCTCACCGCCATTGATGGCGGGGATCCGCAGTTGTCTGGAACAGTTCAAATTCATGTTACTGTACTGGATGCTAATGATAATGCTCCGGTATTTACACAAAAGGTATATAAAGCCACAATAACTGAAAATGCAGCAAAAGGCTCCAAGCTGGGCACAGTTAGCGCTACTGACGCAGATGAGGGATCTAATGGTCATGTGACGTACTTTATGGCAAGCAAAGAAGATATTGTGCGAAATATGTTCATGATTGATCAGCATAGTGGTGAAGTCTCCTTAAATGGCCTCGTTGACTTTGAAAAGGCGAGTCACTACCAGATTGATATCCAGGCTAAAGATCAAGGAGGGCTTTCTGACTCCTGTAAACTGATTATTGATGTGTTGGACATTAATGATAACAAACCAGTGATAAATATACTCTCCATGTCGAACTCTGTATCCGAGGACTCCACACCCGGTACAGTTATTGCTATGATGAAAGTAGATGATGCAGATTCAGGTGTAAATGGCCAAATTCAGTGCATAGTAGATGACAATATTCCAGTTGCCCTTACATCTCAATCCAGTAATTTCATCAGTCTGCGTATAGAGCAGCAACTGGACAGAGAGAGAAATGCTGAATATAATATCAGTGTCACATGCTCTGATCAGGGTGTGCCCACGCTCTCCAGCAGCACCTCTCTGTCTTTGCAGATATCAGATGTGAATGATAATGCTCCTGTCTTTGAGAAGAGTAACTATGAGGCCTTTGTGGTGGAGAATAACACACCTGGTCTCTCTATATTTACAGTCAAAGCCAGTGATGCTGACTGGAATCAGAATGCTCGTGTTTCTTATATTCTAGAAGACAGCACTGTTAATGGAGTCTCGGTCTCATCATATGTGTCAGTGCACCCTGACAGCGGACTGATTACAGCTGTGCGCTCTTTTGACTATGAGACTCTGAAAGATTTCCACTTCCGCGTAAAAGCGCAGGACGGAGGCTCTCCTCCGCTCAGTAGTAACGTGACAGTGAAAATTACTGTTCAAGACCAGAATGACAACGCTCCTCAGGTTCTGTATCCAGTACAGACTGGTGCTTCAGTGGTGGCTGAGATTGtgcctcgtgctgcagatgtggGATATCTGGTCACTAAAGTGGTGGCTGTCGATGTGGACTCTGGTCAGAATGCCTGGCTCTCCTATAAACTCCAGAAAGCTCCAGACAGAGCGCTGTTTGAAGTGGGTTTACAGAATGGAGAAATAAGAACTGTGCGACAAGTGACTGATAAAGATGCTGTCAAACAAAAACTCACTGTTGTTGTGGAGGATAACGGACAGCCCTCTCGCTCAGCTGTGGTCTCCATTAACGTGGCTGTGGCTGACAGCTTTCCTGAAATTTTGTCAGAGTTCACAGACTTTACGCATGAGAAACAATATAACGACAGcttaactttttatttagttcTGGCTCTGGCCGCTGTTTCTTTCCTATTCATCACTTGTGTGGTTGTGATAATATCAGTTAAAATCTACAGATGGAGACAATCTCGCTTCCTCTATCAGTCCAATCTGCCTGTTATTCCGTACTATCCACCGCATTACGCAGACACAGGAGTCACTGGAACTCTGCCGCACGGCTATAATTATGAAGTGTGCATGACGACTGACTCGAGGAAGAGTGACTGTAAGTTTTCTACACTCGGGGGTCAGAGTGTTTTAGTGGTGGACCCCAGTTTTACTGAGACGATGCAGCACACGATCAAGAAAAGTAATACTTCAGAAAGTGAATATTCAACATCG